The following are encoded in a window of Pseudomonas sp. JQ170C genomic DNA:
- a CDS encoding ABC transporter ATP-binding protein, which translates to MFELKNVTKSYLTPKGRRFVFRNLSLAIPPGKNIGLIGRNGAGKSTLMRLLGGADIPDSGSIVTDRSISWPVGLTGGFQGSMTGRDNIKFVCRVYGAEGDAMREKVRYVQEFAEIGDWIDEPIKTYSSGMRSRVAFGLSMAFDFDYYLIDEVMSVGDAQFKRKCDEVFKEKLQKSNVVLVSHSMPEIEKLCDIVLLVRDGGIQVYEDVAEGIKAYNS; encoded by the coding sequence GTGTTTGAACTTAAAAACGTCACCAAGTCCTACCTGACGCCGAAGGGGCGTAGATTTGTGTTCCGCAACTTGTCGCTTGCGATTCCTCCAGGCAAGAACATCGGCCTGATCGGTCGAAACGGCGCGGGTAAATCTACCCTGATGCGCCTGCTTGGCGGTGCAGACATCCCTGACTCCGGTTCAATCGTCACGGACCGCAGCATTTCTTGGCCCGTGGGTTTGACCGGCGGCTTCCAGGGCAGCATGACCGGCCGTGACAACATCAAGTTCGTCTGCCGCGTCTATGGTGCCGAAGGCGATGCCATGCGCGAGAAGGTCCGTTATGTCCAGGAGTTCGCCGAAATCGGTGACTGGATCGACGAGCCGATCAAGACCTACTCCTCCGGCATGCGCTCACGCGTGGCCTTCGGCCTGAGCATGGCCTTCGATTTTGACTACTACCTGATCGACGAAGTGATGTCGGTGGGCGATGCGCAGTTCAAGCGCAAATGTGACGAAGTCTTCAAGGAAAAACTGCAGAAGTCGAACGTCGTCCTGGTCTCGCACTCCATGCCGGAGATCGAGAAGCTCTGCGATATCGTCTTGCTGGTACGTGATGGCGGCATCCAGGTTTATGAAGACGTCGCCGAAGGCATAAAGGCTTATAACAGCTGA
- a CDS encoding ABC transporter permease, protein MSSTGKNKGWRLAIGMVVVPMILAAIYYGVFASDRYVSSAQVVVRQDGSNQGAQVPGLATLLTGTNPASREETLYLREYIVSMDMMLLLEERLHWIEQYAAQRSDIFFWLDKDAEREDLLKYYQRMVSAHYDETTGLLRVEVQAFTPELSEQMLRTILKASEHFVNEVSHSIAREQMKFAKGELETARVNYAERKTELLDFQNVNKVLDGGNTAQSRASIIADLEGQYTKEQAVLTEMLFKLRADSPQVKQQKQKVNAITQQLAKEKRLLVSSPNGSQLNVVASRYQQLTLDAGIAEESYKTAVAALDNARIEASKKIRTLVTVVSPNTPQMALYPERLYNLATILLGLLMLYGITRFILASIEDHRD, encoded by the coding sequence ATGAGCAGTACGGGTAAAAACAAGGGCTGGCGCCTGGCGATTGGCATGGTGGTCGTTCCGATGATCCTGGCGGCTATCTACTACGGCGTGTTCGCCTCCGACCGCTACGTCAGCTCCGCCCAGGTGGTTGTCCGCCAGGATGGCAGCAACCAGGGGGCCCAGGTACCTGGCCTGGCCACCCTGTTGACCGGCACCAACCCCGCCTCCCGGGAGGAAACCTTGTACCTGCGCGAGTACATCGTGTCGATGGACATGATGCTGCTGCTCGAAGAGCGCCTGCACTGGATCGAGCAATACGCCGCCCAGCGCAGCGACATTTTCTTCTGGCTGGACAAGGACGCCGAGCGCGAAGACCTGCTCAAGTACTACCAGCGTATGGTTTCGGCGCACTACGACGAAACTACCGGCCTGCTGCGTGTAGAAGTTCAAGCCTTCACCCCCGAGCTGTCAGAGCAGATGCTGCGCACCATCCTCAAGGCCAGCGAACACTTCGTCAACGAAGTGAGCCACAGCATTGCCCGCGAGCAAATGAAGTTTGCCAAAGGCGAACTGGAAACCGCCCGCGTCAACTATGCAGAGCGCAAGACCGAACTGCTCGATTTCCAGAACGTCAACAAGGTACTGGACGGCGGCAACACCGCGCAAAGCCGTGCCAGCATCATCGCCGACCTGGAAGGTCAGTACACCAAAGAACAAGCCGTACTCACCGAGATGCTGTTCAAACTGCGCGCCGACTCGCCGCAGGTAAAACAGCAGAAACAAAAGGTCAACGCCATCACCCAGCAACTGGCGAAAGAGAAGCGCCTGCTGGTCTCCTCGCCTAACGGCTCGCAGTTGAACGTGGTCGCCTCGCGCTACCAGCAACTGACCCTGGACGCCGGCATCGCCGAAGAAAGCTACAAGACCGCGGTTGCCGCCCTCGACAATGCCCGTATCGAGGCCAGCAAGAAAATCCGCACCCTGGTCACCGTCGTCAGCCCCAACACCCCACAAATGGCCCTGTACCCAGAGCGCTTGTACAACCTGGCAACCATCCTGCTAGGCCTGCTCATGCTGTACGGCATCACCCGCTTCATCCTGGCTTCGATCGAGGATCACCGTGATTAA
- a CDS encoding polysaccharide biosynthesis/export family protein: MIKSLVVSHKFNLKLAALTLATLGLAGCGGTISGAGPYKGDIEAKNQPYNLVEINANTIAPYMRSAVRPVQSSIAKPVAPTARLMSGDILNVLITDNAPEGSALFAPLATGGTQLKTRIDDQGMISLPYVGRQFVAGMTLNQVENLIRKQLKGVTTDVQTHVELVGDLSGSVLVAGAVKTPGRFSTLQGPLTLLDAVNQAGGPVLEPHLVNVTVRTGNQVQQFNYEDVLAGNNIVLRPNSEVVLDRARQRFVAMGAVGEPGLKDLPAQNTSLLDALGSVGGLREGNANAEGVFVFRMEPNKAKPTVLRLNMRDPAAIFYAQQIAMKPDDTIYVTNAAVYEWQKVISPIVQTMIFGTATGIAK, from the coding sequence GTGATTAAATCCCTTGTTGTCTCACACAAGTTCAACCTGAAACTGGCAGCACTGACCCTCGCGACCCTGGGCCTGGCGGGATGTGGCGGCACTATTTCCGGTGCTGGCCCGTACAAAGGCGATATCGAGGCCAAGAACCAGCCATACAACCTGGTCGAGATCAACGCCAACACCATCGCGCCGTACATGCGTAGCGCAGTGCGCCCTGTTCAGTCGAGCATCGCCAAACCGGTTGCGCCAACCGCGCGCCTGATGTCTGGCGACATTCTCAATGTACTGATCACCGACAACGCACCTGAAGGCTCGGCGCTGTTCGCGCCACTGGCTACCGGCGGCACCCAGCTCAAGACCCGCATCGACGACCAGGGCATGATCTCCCTGCCCTACGTGGGCCGTCAGTTTGTGGCAGGCATGACCCTCAACCAGGTTGAGAACTTGATCCGCAAGCAGCTCAAAGGCGTGACCACCGACGTGCAAACGCACGTTGAACTGGTGGGTGATCTGTCGGGTTCGGTGCTGGTCGCTGGCGCAGTGAAAACGCCGGGTCGCTTCAGCACCTTGCAAGGGCCGCTGACGCTGCTCGACGCCGTCAACCAGGCCGGTGGCCCGGTGCTTGAGCCGCACCTGGTGAACGTCACCGTGCGCACTGGCAACCAGGTGCAGCAGTTCAACTATGAAGATGTGCTGGCCGGCAACAACATCGTGCTGCGCCCGAACTCGGAAGTGGTGCTGGACCGGGCTCGTCAGCGCTTTGTTGCCATGGGGGCTGTAGGTGAACCTGGACTTAAGGATCTACCTGCGCAAAACACCAGCCTGCTAGATGCCCTAGGCTCAGTAGGCGGACTACGCGAAGGTAACGCGAACGCTGAAGGAGTATTCGTATTTCGGATGGAACCAAATAAAGCCAAACCCACAGTTCTGCGCTTGAACATGCGCGACCCTGCTGCGATTTTCTACGCACAGCAAATAGCCATGAAGCCAGACGATACTATCTATGTGACGAATGCCGCAGTATACGAATGGCAGAAAGTCATTTCCCCTATTGTGCAGACAATGATTTTCGGCACAGCAACTGGTATCGCAAAATAA
- a CDS encoding CDP-glycerol glycerophosphotransferase family protein encodes MTRKKRKNSSRNRATNVNNASNQAILNHVVEEVKIPLPFSIPSEPLRKESSSTYSIVSAVYNVGLYLHAFFESIVNQTIDFEKYIEIILVDDGSTDESAKIIQEWVAKYPFNIKYFKQSNAGQAQARNNGLRYAKHQWLTFVDPDDFLSLNYFEAIDACLKKGHKEGKELKMVSANMIFFMENRNEFSDSHALRFRFANGDLVLPVNDPGKCIQLSASTAIFKRTRVLSENLFFNPLIRPAFEDGHFVNRYLLGLTEGHIAYISEPKYYYRKRENGTSTIDTAWEKPGRFDAQLRLGYLSLINESLKKHGTVKTFIQRTILYDLAWHFKRFINNDGKLSHLTPEGLEKYKSLIREIMQHVTFETILNFELAGLWFFQKFGLISFYKNTEPKFNIVYIDETDELRDLIKIRYFTRHANTKEILTLDSKPTIPVFDKTRKHVLFGDSFLYERIVWFKAGDTKNLFIQVEGKQDTRISLKGKHCKTGVEVAEVFRQFRPQAVDPSTLPEEVRELRSKATDNANRLKYANCWLFMDRNSFADDNAEHLYRYVKENQPHQNIYFVLDETSPDWKRLKAEGFKLIPFGTDEHKTALLNAVHLVSSHADHYVFGGLPNAHTADLRKYKFTFLQHGVIKDDLSAWLNNKDIHCFVTSSKREYDSICHGDSYKFSEREVVLTGLPRHDRLRTTPRNAKPSILIMPTWRHDLVGKASDDGFEREKQSGFAESEYATSWKAFLHSPKLKAIADTHQFEIVFFPHANVQPYLPEFEVPSYIKVGTHAPNTSMQQYFADCEVLVTDYSSVAFEVAALDRKVVYFQFDHDTFFNGSHTYTKGYYSYESDGFGPVCKTLESSLEALANAADNTLDHALYKQRRDETFEFHDTFSCERVYKSIVRLERSTVSPLDLSRAVRRSATKAMQHSNWQLALHAWERLIENSPTMLSDSDAAEYSRTLRELREYEKCSKWHEKLKASGLWSDRMKEEEIAVGFELNPTGIAIDSYEMYTKKFKGKKFSPQVVTAAAKHYRKAGNIAKALAQFDLSTDMHHPSILSERAKIAEKLDMWAEAEGLWTELREISYSEDLSLCIVRAQYKQDLFEKALKELNTIKVPVHDDTANIMAGEIFFASSKWKEADKCWTAAASSEEFTPDHWLKLARTRRRQNQISEANEAFKNANNALDERTRYQEQALLSLASAEWKAAIEHLNQFIARKDLKPNRDATVDLAIALHQSGNTKAAKKTLTQYCEQFGNSPRTEKAWAAIKQSA; translated from the coding sequence ATGACCAGAAAAAAACGGAAAAACAGCTCCAGGAATCGAGCAACCAACGTTAATAACGCTAGCAATCAAGCGATTCTTAACCATGTCGTTGAAGAAGTTAAAATACCGCTTCCGTTCTCAATCCCCAGTGAGCCGCTGAGAAAAGAGTCCTCATCGACATACTCCATCGTTTCGGCGGTTTACAACGTCGGCCTCTATTTACATGCATTTTTTGAATCCATCGTCAATCAAACGATCGACTTTGAGAAGTACATTGAAATCATCTTGGTGGATGACGGTTCAACTGATGAATCCGCGAAAATCATCCAAGAGTGGGTGGCGAAGTACCCCTTCAACATCAAATACTTCAAGCAAAGCAATGCAGGCCAAGCTCAAGCGCGGAATAACGGACTTCGGTACGCCAAGCATCAATGGCTGACCTTTGTTGACCCTGATGACTTTTTGTCGCTAAATTATTTTGAAGCGATAGATGCTTGCCTAAAAAAAGGTCACAAAGAAGGCAAAGAGCTGAAAATGGTCAGCGCGAACATGATTTTCTTCATGGAAAATCGAAATGAGTTCAGCGACAGCCACGCCCTTCGATTCCGATTCGCTAACGGTGACTTAGTCCTGCCGGTTAACGACCCTGGCAAATGCATCCAATTGAGCGCAAGTACCGCTATATTCAAACGAACCCGAGTACTTAGTGAAAACCTTTTCTTCAACCCGCTTATTAGACCCGCTTTTGAAGACGGACACTTCGTCAACAGATATCTGCTCGGGTTAACCGAAGGTCATATCGCGTATATTTCCGAGCCTAAATATTACTACCGCAAACGCGAAAACGGCACTTCCACCATTGATACGGCCTGGGAGAAACCAGGACGCTTTGATGCCCAGCTTCGCCTTGGCTACCTGAGCCTGATCAATGAAAGCCTCAAGAAACATGGCACAGTTAAAACCTTTATTCAGCGCACAATTCTTTATGACTTGGCGTGGCACTTCAAGCGCTTCATCAACAACGATGGAAAGCTTAGCCATCTAACCCCAGAAGGGCTGGAAAAATACAAAAGCCTTATTCGGGAAATCATGCAGCATGTTACGTTTGAAACCATCTTGAATTTCGAGCTCGCCGGCTTGTGGTTCTTCCAGAAGTTCGGACTGATTTCGTTCTATAAGAATACCGAGCCTAAGTTCAATATTGTTTACATTGATGAAACCGACGAACTTCGCGACCTAATCAAAATTCGCTATTTCACTAGGCACGCGAATACAAAAGAAATTTTGACCCTGGATTCAAAGCCGACCATTCCGGTATTCGATAAAACCCGGAAGCATGTTCTATTCGGCGATTCGTTTCTTTACGAGAGAATAGTCTGGTTCAAAGCCGGCGACACGAAAAACCTATTCATTCAAGTTGAAGGCAAACAAGATACGCGAATCAGCCTCAAGGGTAAACATTGCAAGACGGGTGTCGAAGTCGCTGAAGTCTTCAGACAGTTCCGCCCTCAAGCAGTGGATCCAAGCACCCTTCCAGAAGAAGTCAGGGAGTTGCGATCTAAAGCAACCGACAATGCTAATCGTTTGAAGTATGCTAACTGCTGGCTATTCATGGACAGAAACTCGTTCGCCGACGATAACGCAGAACACCTTTATCGGTATGTGAAAGAAAACCAACCTCACCAGAATATATATTTCGTCTTAGATGAAACGTCACCAGATTGGAAAAGGTTGAAAGCCGAAGGCTTTAAACTTATCCCGTTTGGCACGGATGAACACAAAACTGCCCTACTCAATGCCGTGCACCTCGTCTCATCTCATGCAGACCATTATGTTTTTGGCGGCCTGCCAAACGCCCACACAGCCGACCTGAGAAAATACAAATTCACATTCCTTCAACACGGTGTCATTAAAGATGACCTTTCTGCCTGGCTGAACAATAAAGACATTCATTGTTTTGTAACGTCATCCAAGCGTGAATACGATTCGATCTGTCATGGCGACAGCTACAAATTCAGCGAGCGGGAAGTTGTATTGACTGGACTCCCACGCCACGATCGACTGCGCACGACGCCAAGGAATGCAAAACCAAGCATTTTGATCATGCCTACGTGGCGTCATGATTTAGTCGGCAAAGCATCTGATGATGGCTTTGAGCGGGAAAAACAATCTGGGTTCGCTGAAAGTGAATACGCAACTTCATGGAAAGCATTCCTGCACTCACCCAAATTGAAAGCAATCGCCGACACGCATCAGTTCGAGATTGTATTTTTCCCGCATGCGAACGTCCAACCGTACTTGCCAGAATTTGAAGTGCCTTCTTACATAAAAGTTGGTACGCACGCACCCAACACCTCCATGCAACAGTATTTTGCTGATTGCGAGGTATTGGTCACTGACTACTCTTCGGTTGCGTTTGAAGTAGCAGCACTCGACAGAAAGGTCGTTTACTTCCAGTTCGATCACGATACTTTCTTCAACGGCAGCCACACCTACACCAAAGGCTACTATTCATACGAGTCTGACGGGTTTGGCCCAGTATGCAAGACATTAGAAAGCTCTCTGGAAGCCTTGGCCAATGCTGCAGACAATACGCTTGACCACGCACTTTACAAACAGCGTCGAGATGAAACGTTCGAGTTTCATGACACATTCAGTTGCGAGCGAGTATATAAATCTATTGTAAGACTTGAAAGAAGCACTGTATCACCCCTTGACTTGTCCAGGGCTGTGCGGCGCAGCGCCACTAAAGCAATGCAACACTCTAACTGGCAGTTGGCGCTTCACGCCTGGGAGCGACTCATTGAAAACTCGCCGACCATGCTGAGTGATTCCGATGCTGCAGAGTACTCTCGTACTCTCCGCGAGCTCCGTGAATATGAAAAATGCAGCAAGTGGCATGAAAAACTCAAAGCATCCGGTTTGTGGTCAGATCGAATGAAGGAAGAGGAGATTGCAGTTGGCTTTGAACTTAATCCAACTGGAATTGCGATTGACTCTTATGAGATGTATACAAAGAAATTCAAGGGAAAGAAGTTTTCGCCACAAGTAGTTACTGCTGCAGCCAAGCACTATCGCAAGGCCGGGAACATCGCAAAAGCTTTGGCACAATTTGATCTTTCAACTGACATGCATCACCCGTCCATTCTTTCTGAGCGCGCAAAAATTGCCGAGAAGCTGGACATGTGGGCAGAAGCGGAAGGACTTTGGACTGAGCTTAGAGAGATTTCTTACTCCGAGGACCTATCTCTCTGCATCGTACGCGCACAATACAAACAGGATTTGTTTGAGAAAGCGCTCAAAGAGTTGAACACTATCAAAGTTCCTGTGCACGACGATACTGCAAACATTATGGCCGGGGAGATTTTCTTCGCAAGCTCCAAATGGAAGGAAGCAGATAAATGCTGGACTGCAGCCGCTAGTTCCGAGGAGTTTACTCCCGATCATTGGCTGAAGCTTGCAAGGACTAGAAGACGACAAAATCAAATTTCCGAAGCTAACGAAGCTTTCAAAAACGCTAATAATGCGCTTGACGAGCGGACTCGCTATCAAGAGCAAGCTCTTCTCAGCTTAGCCTCTGCTGAGTGGAAAGCTGCCATCGAGCATTTGAATCAGTTCATTGCTCGTAAAGACTTGAAACCGAACCGGGATGCCACTGTAGATCTAGCAATAGCACTGCATCAGTCGGGCAACACTAAAGCAGCGAAAAAAACCCTAACTCAGTATTGCGAGCAATTTGGTAACAGCCCTCGAACTGAAAAAGCCTGGGCAGCAATAAAGCAATCGGCATAA
- a CDS encoding accessory Sec system protein Asp2: MDELEYKYQATTIKYKFKTRIYDTRHLLVIFSGFGANSEFTYDFENSLQACPANVLWIKDDFGGHCSYYILQNNEFSPEIAVQKLIENTLTSLGLQKDECTLAGFSKGGSAALYHGLKYNYKNIVSTAPQMNIGTYVSNNWEQTAYNMLGPNNAERIELLNGLLPSALKSDKKLDKNIYLLTSEADIQYPTEIEPFKGEFVKYNNFNFFLSCSVLVRAHNQVTAHHTSLLLSIFYALSNNIAPRFGYIELRGDAINEGKKTDIGKPIIQLKTLEARNNKIFIDGIGILKHVSSDQWSDIKFQLKLKDINSSYEISFDLAKDNRPFLTREFYSESFTSYDKSWFCTMKHSGIDSTDIPRGKYQCFLRIIMNGYDRTTTLFSEVSKSSKNSEQTVSTYSSNEGAFITIDHTE; this comes from the coding sequence ATGGACGAACTAGAATACAAATACCAAGCAACAACCATAAAATACAAGTTTAAAACCCGCATATATGATACACGCCATTTACTTGTTATTTTTTCTGGATTCGGTGCCAACTCTGAGTTCACCTATGACTTTGAAAATTCACTCCAAGCGTGCCCAGCAAACGTTCTATGGATAAAGGACGACTTTGGCGGGCACTGCTCATATTATATCCTGCAAAACAACGAATTCTCGCCCGAAATAGCCGTTCAAAAGTTAATTGAAAATACCCTGACGTCCCTTGGACTTCAAAAAGACGAATGCACCCTCGCAGGTTTCTCCAAAGGCGGCAGCGCAGCACTGTATCACGGCCTCAAATACAACTATAAAAATATTGTATCCACCGCACCTCAAATGAATATCGGGACTTATGTCTCAAATAACTGGGAACAAACAGCATATAACATGCTCGGCCCCAACAATGCTGAAAGAATCGAGCTATTAAACGGCCTTCTACCAAGCGCACTGAAATCAGACAAAAAACTTGACAAGAATATTTACCTTCTTACGTCAGAAGCCGACATACAATACCCCACTGAAATCGAACCATTTAAAGGTGAGTTTGTAAAATATAACAACTTCAACTTCTTCCTCAGTTGCTCCGTGCTTGTACGCGCCCACAATCAAGTTACTGCACACCACACCTCTCTTCTGCTCTCAATTTTTTATGCGCTGAGCAACAACATCGCCCCGCGTTTCGGTTATATTGAACTGCGCGGCGACGCGATCAATGAAGGCAAGAAAACTGATATTGGCAAACCAATTATCCAGCTCAAGACCCTCGAAGCTAGAAACAATAAAATCTTTATTGATGGCATCGGCATTCTGAAGCATGTCTCCAGTGATCAATGGAGCGATATAAAATTTCAATTAAAGCTTAAAGACATCAACTCCTCTTATGAAATTTCCTTTGATCTAGCTAAAGATAATCGACCGTTCTTGACGAGGGAATTCTATTCAGAGTCGTTCACTAGCTACGACAAATCGTGGTTTTGTACGATGAAGCATTCCGGTATCGATAGCACCGATATCCCAAGAGGCAAATACCAGTGCTTTCTGCGAATAATCATGAATGGATATGATCGTACCACTACACTTTTCTCTGAAGTCTCAAAATCCTCAAAGAATTCAGAGCAAACTGTTTCTACGTACTCTTCCAACGAAGGTGCATTCATAACAATTGACCATACAGAATAA
- a CDS encoding capsular biosynthesis protein: protein MKTNNLKIGTHYNRLTTIIPVDLGFRALDILRKTINICKTNEKLGGSVVIGLADRRTLIDKIFISLARQFKRTIVVNVPTTGAVNTALLRNRAFEKAATEFLLILDADIWPDFELFNKYQRNIELGLAPFYFIPCMYLSAYGSKALLRDGDPEGMTEKYFNFSRKEFVHLANPSSITIMRSIDFINAGSFNEAFEGHGYEDFDFMLRLAVHYNVLTPCGKLLDTCNARSPLFPSGFRRALGRLCLPTLLEKDMAFHLFHPTPKNKSYHASRRSNLEIFKSLHGHLESSLPESRTLIEDFIGLCQKHDLNLRDYSALFEDKPGHIDRYDTFRRRLRFLFK, encoded by the coding sequence ATGAAGACCAATAACTTAAAAATTGGCACACACTACAACCGACTTACTACGATAATCCCTGTCGACCTTGGATTTCGCGCGCTGGACATATTGCGTAAAACGATCAACATTTGCAAGACTAATGAAAAGCTAGGCGGTTCTGTTGTCATCGGCCTTGCCGACAGAAGAACACTAATTGATAAAATTTTCATCTCGCTCGCCCGGCAATTCAAGCGAACAATAGTCGTGAATGTGCCTACTACCGGCGCGGTCAATACTGCCCTCCTGCGCAACAGAGCTTTTGAAAAGGCAGCAACAGAGTTCTTGCTTATTCTGGATGCTGACATATGGCCGGACTTTGAGCTATTTAATAAGTACCAGAGAAATATCGAACTGGGCTTAGCCCCCTTCTACTTTATCCCTTGTATGTACTTGTCTGCTTATGGCTCAAAAGCCTTGTTACGAGATGGAGATCCAGAAGGGATGACGGAGAAGTACTTCAATTTCTCTCGCAAGGAGTTCGTGCATCTTGCGAACCCCTCATCAATCACCATAATGCGCTCAATAGACTTTATTAACGCCGGCAGCTTCAACGAAGCATTTGAAGGGCACGGCTATGAAGACTTTGATTTCATGCTTCGCCTTGCTGTACACTATAACGTCCTAACTCCATGCGGCAAACTACTCGATACCTGCAATGCAAGATCCCCTCTTTTCCCCTCTGGATTTAGACGAGCATTAGGGCGGTTGTGCCTCCCGACATTATTGGAAAAAGATATGGCGTTTCATTTGTTCCACCCAACGCCAAAAAACAAAAGTTACCACGCAAGCCGAAGGTCCAATCTGGAGATATTCAAGTCCCTGCATGGTCATTTAGAGTCCAGCTTGCCCGAGTCCCGGACGTTGATCGAAGACTTCATTGGCTTATGCCAAAAGCACGACTTGAACCTCAGAGATTACTCCGCACTATTTGAAGACAAACCAGGCCACATCGATCGCTACGATACGTTCAGGCGTCGCCTGAGGTTTCTATTTAAATGA
- a CDS encoding stealth conserved region 3 domain-containing protein → MKKFKKFFTNPDLFFYDMFRKRLSNKAVSSLTKQGIKLVNNHSYSGDSAIDTNALSQLGFKGYVLDRLHAGVGARDGRDQNSLILWGEHLYLLFCLIIHHCKTTHAQVDIFTTHGENFSIRSDSLPDAAHLLALFCKRANFVIELFHPTNATEVLSIHLFDIDDTGVASVRTNKAWIKKFPSAEITSLYNGQRSAGKKIDAVYTWVNQSDPQWQEMWKQNFPETYYDKDRYTDNSELKYSLRSLSKYAPWINRIFIVSNCKKPSWLVLNDRIHWIDHQEIFPAPEALPTFNSHAIECCLHRIPDLEENFIYFNDDFFLAQPCLQSDFFDEFDRSISYFEPYGMVSGASNSEDPDYLVAAKNSRQLLQLQLPSYEARQLHKHVPYALKKSVLQKIERHYPSAFTATQNSKTRSSKDINLTSFLYHHYAVAQGSAVCGDISSYIVRPTNILKVINHEPYKYKILCFNDGNGSATDSAYKEQSTKYFKLRYHQVASWEASNFIAETINESTPKNPSSAALN, encoded by the coding sequence ATGAAAAAATTTAAGAAATTTTTTACTAACCCGGATCTGTTTTTCTATGACATGTTCCGGAAGCGCCTGAGCAATAAAGCCGTTAGCAGCCTCACTAAACAAGGCATCAAGCTCGTTAACAATCATTCCTACTCGGGCGATTCTGCAATTGATACGAACGCTCTGAGTCAACTGGGATTCAAGGGATATGTACTCGACAGGCTTCATGCGGGCGTGGGTGCTCGAGATGGCCGAGATCAAAATAGTTTAATATTGTGGGGCGAACATCTTTATCTATTATTTTGCCTAATTATCCACCACTGCAAAACAACCCATGCCCAAGTAGACATTTTTACCACTCATGGTGAAAACTTTAGCATTCGATCCGACAGCTTACCCGATGCTGCTCACTTGCTTGCACTTTTCTGCAAGCGTGCAAACTTCGTTATTGAACTATTCCACCCCACCAATGCAACGGAAGTCCTGAGCATTCACTTATTTGACATCGACGACACAGGCGTAGCCAGCGTCCGCACAAACAAGGCTTGGATAAAAAAATTCCCGTCAGCAGAAATAACTTCCCTGTATAACGGCCAGCGCAGTGCAGGAAAAAAAATTGACGCAGTTTACACTTGGGTCAACCAGTCCGACCCTCAATGGCAAGAGATGTGGAAGCAGAACTTTCCAGAAACTTACTACGACAAAGATCGCTATACTGATAATAGCGAGTTAAAGTACTCACTACGTTCCCTATCCAAGTATGCACCATGGATCAATCGCATCTTCATTGTTTCAAACTGCAAAAAGCCTAGTTGGCTGGTCCTTAACGATCGAATTCACTGGATTGATCACCAGGAAATATTCCCCGCTCCCGAAGCGCTGCCTACATTCAACTCTCACGCCATTGAATGCTGTCTTCATCGAATCCCTGATCTTGAAGAAAATTTTATCTACTTTAACGATGATTTTTTCTTGGCTCAGCCTTGTTTACAGTCTGACTTTTTCGATGAATTTGACCGCTCGATTTCTTATTTTGAACCTTACGGCATGGTCTCAGGCGCCTCTAACAGTGAAGACCCTGACTATCTAGTCGCCGCAAAAAACTCGAGACAATTGTTACAACTTCAGCTCCCAAGTTATGAAGCAAGACAACTCCACAAGCATGTCCCGTACGCGCTTAAAAAATCCGTTTTACAGAAAATAGAGCGTCATTACCCAAGCGCCTTTACCGCCACTCAAAATTCAAAAACCAGAAGCTCTAAGGATATTAACTTAACCTCCTTTCTGTATCACCATTATGCTGTAGCCCAAGGTTCAGCCGTGTGCGGTGACATCAGCAGCTATATCGTGAGACCGACTAATATCTTAAAAGTCATAAATCACGAGCCCTATAAGTACAAGATTCTTTGCTTCAACGACGGAAATGGCAGCGCCACCGACAGCGCATATAAAGAGCAGAGTACAAAGTACTTCAAGCTTCGCTACCACCAAGTAGCATCCTGGGAAGCCAGCAATTTCATAGCCGAAACCATCAATGAATCCACCCCGAAAAATCCTAGCTCAGCGGCTCTGAACTAG